In Symmachiella dynata, the following are encoded in one genomic region:
- a CDS encoding DUF1501 domain-containing protein yields MSTTNNFCGRTRREFLWQAGGGFGSVALTGLLSGDGFFSKSAQAADSTNPLAVKPPHFAPKAKSVIFLFMYGGPSHIDTFDHKPDMIGMDGKTVDVKTFGRGGHKTGGRIVEPRWKFKQYGESGQWVSELFPHLSGCVDDIAFLKSMTADSPIHGSAMLMMNSGKILSGSPALGSWVNYGLGTENENLPGFVVMLDPTGGPISGAKNWSSGYMPATYQATQMRSKGAPIIDLQPPAGMSRAAQRTLLDSLNAANTDHLALRSDNSDLAARIASYELAFKMQKHAPEAVDISQETAETQKMYGLDNKRTEDFGKRCLYARRLVERGVRFIQLYSGGNHNDNNWDAHGDLEKNHNYHAGNTDQPIAALLKDLKQRNLLDETLVVWGGEFGRQPTAEYAKGSGRDHNAFGFTMWMAGGGIKGGQSVGTTDELGSRAVENPLHVKRLHATILNQLGLDPNRLSYFYGGLDQKLVGVEPVEPIAEVI; encoded by the coding sequence ATGAGCACAACCAATAATTTCTGCGGACGCACCCGCCGCGAATTTCTCTGGCAAGCCGGCGGCGGATTTGGTTCCGTCGCGCTGACGGGACTATTGTCGGGCGATGGGTTCTTTTCCAAATCCGCACAAGCGGCCGACTCGACGAATCCGTTGGCCGTCAAGCCGCCGCACTTTGCTCCCAAAGCCAAGAGCGTGATCTTTCTGTTCATGTACGGCGGGCCGAGCCACATCGACACGTTCGACCACAAACCGGACATGATCGGCATGGATGGCAAAACGGTCGACGTGAAAACCTTCGGTCGTGGCGGACACAAAACCGGTGGCCGGATTGTCGAGCCGCGTTGGAAATTCAAACAATACGGCGAGTCGGGCCAATGGGTCTCGGAACTCTTTCCGCACCTCTCCGGCTGCGTGGATGACATTGCCTTCCTGAAATCGATGACCGCCGATTCCCCGATTCACGGGTCGGCAATGTTGATGATGAACTCCGGCAAAATCCTCAGCGGCAGCCCCGCTCTCGGTTCCTGGGTGAATTACGGTCTCGGCACTGAAAACGAAAACTTGCCCGGATTCGTCGTCATGCTCGACCCCACCGGCGGTCCGATCAGCGGCGCCAAAAACTGGTCCAGCGGTTATATGCCGGCGACTTATCAAGCGACGCAAATGCGGTCCAAGGGCGCCCCGATCATCGATCTGCAGCCCCCCGCAGGGATGTCCCGCGCAGCGCAGCGGACGCTGTTGGATTCACTCAACGCCGCCAACACCGATCACCTCGCCCTGCGGAGCGACAACAGCGACCTGGCCGCCCGCATCGCTAGTTACGAACTCGCCTTCAAAATGCAAAAGCACGCCCCCGAAGCGGTCGATATTTCGCAAGAGACCGCCGAGACGCAAAAGATGTACGGTCTGGACAACAAGCGGACCGAAGATTTCGGCAAGCGTTGCCTTTACGCGCGGCGACTGGTCGAGCGGGGCGTGCGGTTTATTCAGCTTTACTCCGGCGGCAATCACAATGACAACAACTGGGATGCCCATGGCGACCTGGAGAAGAACCACAACTACCACGCCGGGAACACCGACCAGCCGATCGCCGCATTGCTGAAAGACCTCAAGCAGCGCAACCTACTCGATGAAACGCTGGTCGTCTGGGGCGGCGAATTCGGCCGACAACCGACAGCCGAGTACGCCAAAGGCTCCGGCCGCGACCACAACGCCTTCGGCTTCACGATGTGGATGGCCGGCGGCGGCATCAAGGGAGGCCAAAGCGTGGGCACGACCGACGAACTCGGCTCCCGCGCCGTCGAAAACCCACTGCACGTCAAACGCCTACACGCCACCATCCTCAACCAACTCGGCCTGGACCCCAACCGCTTGAGTTACTTCTACGGCGGCCTGGATCAGAAACTCGTCGGCGTGGAACCGGTGGAGCCGATTGCGGAGGTGATTTGA
- a CDS encoding twin-arginine translocation signal domain-containing protein: MSSSQTPQNPSTDSSRRDFLKTATMAGAAAAAVTTGSGPLILNASDKAGSKRARVGQGEFVYECDHHFGEVPDHVRWGDTHGVCVDEAGLIYVKHRQKTDEPMDAIVVFDADGKFVRSFGKEYHGGGHGIDVRKEGGEEFLYLSNTSRGTTAKTTLTGEQVWVKEVPQESGKYDNGEKYSPTNICFGPDGGFYIGDGYGSSYLHQYDKNDNYVRTWGGKGREAGEMSTPHGQWLDNRAGRDPSLVVADRANGRMQYFTLDGKHIEFMYDVLFPADVDIRGDILMVPDLHARISLFDKNNTLITHLGDDAAWRKKVLNGFKVRQHPEDWQDGKFIHPHDAAFDHDGNIYVAEWVPTGRISFLRHVG, translated from the coding sequence ATGTCCTCATCGCAAACGCCGCAAAATCCCTCGACCGACTCGTCCCGTCGCGACTTTTTGAAGACCGCCACGATGGCCGGGGCCGCTGCGGCGGCTGTGACGACGGGTAGTGGGCCGTTGATTCTTAATGCCAGTGATAAGGCGGGCAGTAAGCGGGCGCGGGTGGGGCAAGGGGAGTTTGTTTACGAGTGCGATCACCATTTTGGCGAGGTGCCCGACCATGTGCGTTGGGGGGATACGCATGGCGTCTGCGTGGACGAAGCGGGGCTGATTTATGTCAAGCATCGCCAGAAGACCGATGAGCCGATGGATGCGATTGTCGTGTTCGACGCCGACGGCAAGTTCGTCCGCTCGTTTGGTAAGGAATATCATGGCGGCGGGCATGGGATCGATGTCCGTAAGGAGGGGGGCGAGGAGTTTTTGTATCTCTCCAACACCAGCCGCGGCACAACCGCCAAGACGACGCTGACCGGCGAACAGGTGTGGGTTAAGGAAGTCCCTCAGGAATCGGGCAAGTACGACAACGGCGAGAAATACAGCCCGACGAACATCTGCTTCGGCCCCGACGGCGGGTTTTATATCGGCGACGGTTACGGTTCGTCGTATTTGCATCAATACGACAAGAACGACAACTACGTCCGCACCTGGGGCGGCAAGGGGCGCGAGGCGGGTGAGATGTCGACGCCGCACGGCCAATGGCTCGATAACCGTGCCGGTCGCGACCCAAGCCTGGTCGTCGCCGACCGCGCCAACGGCCGCATGCAATACTTCACGCTCGATGGCAAGCACATCGAATTCATGTACGACGTGCTCTTCCCAGCCGATGTCGATATCCGCGGTGACATTTTGATGGTCCCCGACCTGCACGCACGGATTTCGCTGTTCGACAAGAACAACACGCTAATCACCCACCTGGGCGACGACGCCGCCTGGCGGAAAAAAGTCCTCAACGGCTTCAAAGTCCGCCAACACCCCGAAGATTGGCAAGACGGAAAATTCATCCACCCCCACGACGCGGCTTTTGATCATGATGGGAATATCTACGTGGCAGAGTGGGTGCCGACGGGACGGATTTCGTTTTTGCGGCACGTGGGTTAG
- a CDS encoding WD40 repeat domain-containing protein, which translates to MDATTAGKTGPTKLDIMNKSFNIVCISFQQGNNMRRHNLRTVVVSLICAVSQCIALGDDDLDKDKSQPIATINCSSLSSLALSPDGKSLATVDAGRVTLWEVETGKKLRVVFQDDFKSGQVAFSPDGKKLAIAGARSQLELWDIEKNKRLKSIQACKGVPTAARAVAYSGNGERVMAIIFKDVPFEEGGDENRDRMLLYDTSTGTAKCLPTTDRIVYGTLAVSPNGKEMAFPCQGVGVWDVNSGTELRRLDKSQFFLSVAYSCDGKWIAAGGLGRIVVWDAATGEEKLTIKRPGMVGVISVAFSPDGRRLVAGEHDGPVEDPVRGKWNIWNVQTGDLEEILPNQISDVRYVQFSANGKRLISANDFGQINVFDTSRW; encoded by the coding sequence ATGGATGCAACAACAGCCGGTAAAACTGGCCCTACAAAACTCGATATTATGAACAAGTCATTCAATATAGTGTGCATCAGTTTTCAGCAGGGAAATAATATGCGTCGACATAACCTCCGAACCGTCGTCGTATCTTTAATTTGTGCGGTGTCTCAGTGTATCGCTCTCGGAGACGATGATCTCGACAAGGATAAAAGTCAGCCAATTGCAACGATTAATTGTTCGTCACTGTCAAGCCTCGCATTGAGCCCCGACGGGAAGTCGTTGGCGACAGTCGATGCGGGGCGCGTAACCCTCTGGGAAGTGGAGACAGGCAAGAAACTTCGAGTCGTCTTCCAGGACGATTTTAAGAGTGGGCAAGTCGCATTTTCACCCGATGGCAAGAAGTTGGCTATTGCGGGTGCGAGATCACAATTGGAGTTGTGGGACATCGAGAAAAATAAACGTTTGAAATCAATCCAGGCGTGTAAAGGAGTTCCTACAGCTGCAAGAGCAGTGGCCTATTCTGGGAATGGTGAAAGGGTCATGGCAATCATTTTCAAAGATGTGCCTTTTGAAGAGGGCGGCGATGAAAATCGTGATCGCATGCTTTTGTATGATACGTCCACCGGTACGGCAAAATGTCTTCCAACAACCGACAGGATTGTCTATGGCACGCTGGCTGTATCACCGAATGGAAAAGAAATGGCGTTCCCCTGCCAAGGAGTTGGGGTTTGGGATGTGAACTCCGGTACCGAACTCAGAAGGTTGGATAAATCGCAATTCTTCTTATCTGTCGCGTACTCTTGCGACGGTAAATGGATAGCTGCGGGAGGTCTTGGCAGAATCGTCGTTTGGGATGCGGCAACAGGTGAGGAAAAACTCACCATCAAACGCCCCGGCATGGTTGGTGTGATATCAGTCGCCTTTTCTCCAGACGGCCGTCGCTTGGTGGCGGGAGAGCACGATGGACCGGTTGAAGATCCTGTGAGGGGGAAGTGGAACATTTGGAATGTTCAAACAGGAGATTTAGAGGAAATCTTGCCAAACCAAATCAGTGATGTTCGGTACGTACAATTTAGTGCGAATGGGAAGCGACTGATTTCTGCAAATGATTTTGGGCAGATTAACGTCTTTGATACTTCGAGGTGGTAG
- a CDS encoding HpcH/HpaI aldolase family protein yields MRPSKTLAKLRAGKPVRMCALGHFIPAYIRHAAHFKYDCIWLDLEHREMSQREVQSLLAYFHLCDIDCMLRAPTLEKIRLYRYFEDGAAGLMIPHVSTAERAQELVRAVKFPPIGDRGIDGAGLDSDFYLQGGEDYTDAANRETFLVVQIETPEAVDNADEIAAVPGVDGLFVGPGDLSLRIRNAPEGSRTLEESTEHVAAAAKRHGKAWGQPGFSAEHVKQLHQQGAQLVNYGGDFGAFMKMLEANSRDLDAAYGEE; encoded by the coding sequence ATGCGACCGAGCAAAACATTGGCCAAGTTACGGGCCGGCAAACCAGTGCGGATGTGTGCGTTAGGGCATTTTATCCCCGCTTACATTCGGCATGCGGCCCATTTCAAATACGACTGCATTTGGCTGGACCTGGAACATCGGGAGATGAGCCAGCGCGAAGTGCAGTCGCTGCTGGCCTATTTTCATCTGTGCGACATCGATTGCATGCTCCGTGCGCCGACGTTGGAGAAAATTCGGCTGTACCGTTATTTTGAGGACGGGGCGGCCGGGTTGATGATTCCGCACGTCTCGACAGCGGAACGGGCTCAAGAGTTGGTCCGTGCGGTCAAGTTTCCGCCGATCGGCGACCGCGGCATCGATGGTGCCGGACTGGATAGCGATTTTTACCTGCAAGGGGGAGAGGACTACACCGACGCGGCCAATCGCGAAACGTTTCTAGTGGTCCAAATCGAAACGCCCGAGGCAGTGGACAACGCCGATGAAATCGCCGCCGTGCCGGGCGTCGACGGCCTGTTTGTCGGGCCTGGCGATTTGTCGTTGCGCATCAGAAACGCACCTGAAGGAAGCCGTACGCTGGAGGAATCGACCGAGCACGTCGCCGCCGCCGCCAAACGTCACGGCAAGGCCTGGGGCCAACCTGGCTTTTCGGCCGAACACGTCAAACAGCTTCATCAACAAGGCGCTCAACTGGTCAATTACGGTGGCGATTTTGGCGCGTTTATGAAAATGCTGGAAGCCAATTCCCGTGATCTGGATGCGGCATACGGCGAGGAATAA
- a CDS encoding serine hydrolase domain-containing protein gives MFAIDTPQNIGLDPARWQHVLGLVRSWTEADQVPAAGIMILRNGKTTGSHLFGRQTCDADSPPIREDAIFLIASITKPIVGMAALLLVERGEFVLDDRVKNIVPEFGNNGKHGVTIRHLLTHTSGLPDMLPNNTELRTAQAPLSAFVEETCRQPLAFRPGRGVQYQSMGFCMLGEIIRRVTGQSCAEFLQNEIFAPLGMHDTALGAPDDWYAGENPTVNRIAELRIPEAQVGSNWHWNTRYWRQLGAPWGGLLTTPTDLACLAQFLLNRGRGEDEPLLSPATISAATRNQFLAMRDVPELERRSRPWGLGWRLHWPGDSRNFGDFLGPHNYGHWGATGSLLWIDPTWQTAAIMLTTQPQEPRGKYLARFSNAAVASLTAPLGD, from the coding sequence ATGTTCGCGATCGATACGCCGCAGAATATTGGATTGGACCCCGCGCGTTGGCAGCACGTGTTGGGGCTGGTGCGGTCGTGGACTGAGGCCGATCAAGTTCCCGCCGCGGGGATCATGATTCTCCGCAACGGCAAGACGACTGGTTCCCATCTGTTCGGCCGACAAACGTGCGATGCGGATTCGCCGCCGATTCGTGAGGACGCGATTTTTTTAATCGCATCGATCACCAAACCGATCGTGGGCATGGCAGCACTGTTGCTCGTTGAGCGGGGAGAGTTTGTGCTCGATGACCGCGTGAAAAACATCGTGCCGGAGTTTGGGAACAATGGCAAGCACGGCGTGACGATCCGGCATCTGCTCACGCACACATCGGGCTTGCCGGATATGCTGCCCAATAACACAGAGCTTCGCACCGCGCAGGCACCGTTGTCGGCATTTGTGGAAGAGACCTGTCGACAACCACTCGCTTTTCGTCCCGGTCGCGGTGTGCAGTACCAAAGCATGGGATTTTGCATGCTGGGAGAAATCATCCGCCGCGTGACCGGTCAGTCCTGCGCGGAATTCTTACAAAACGAGATCTTCGCGCCGTTGGGAATGCACGATACCGCATTGGGCGCGCCGGACGATTGGTACGCGGGGGAAAATCCCACCGTCAACCGCATCGCCGAATTACGGATTCCCGAAGCACAGGTCGGCAGCAATTGGCATTGGAACACGCGCTATTGGCGGCAACTTGGTGCTCCATGGGGGGGATTGTTGACGACACCGACCGATCTAGCATGCTTGGCACAGTTTCTGCTGAATCGTGGACGTGGGGAAGACGAGCCGCTCCTCAGCCCCGCCACCATTTCCGCCGCCACCCGCAATCAATTTCTCGCCATGCGCGATGTTCCCGAATTGGAACGCCGCTCGCGGCCGTGGGGACTGGGATGGCGACTGCATTGGCCGGGAGATAGCCGCAACTTTGGCGATTTTCTAGGGCCGCACAATTACGGCCATTGGGGGGCGACTGGTTCGCTGTTGTGGATTGACCCCACTTGGCAAACGGCTGCCATCATGCTCACGACGCAGCCGCAGGAGCCGCGCGGCAAATATCTCGCCCGGTTTTCTAATGCGGCGGTCGCTTCGCTGACAGCACCACTTGGTGACTGA
- a CDS encoding PQQ-binding-like beta-propeller repeat protein, which produces MSEQTTQGTTPPAEVPPTTTAAKIVLAFQAVGIGVVIAIVVSLARLAQHPEFQAFYLGLDQMRTPLIAGALAIIVVIAAVIWIRPKSRTVLTAVALMFVLFLGFKSVLRIESFSGGMVPRFAWRWTPTAEEQFAEFQSQHAAEAAEATEVATGIDVVARANDHTSFLGTARDGVINNIALETDWSAYPPRELWRHPVGLGWGGFSVSGDAAITQEQRGEEEAVVCYDLKTGREEWVSSNPQRFVDTHGDGPRANPTIVDGRVYTMGALGQLSCINGANGASIWTQNTLADPASQNILWGMSGSPLVVENRVIVTPGGGAGRAIVAYDAAQGDELFHGGDDPAGYASPALVQLAGQTQFLSFNGAGLRGFDEQGQPLWLHPWLTQGESQRVNVAQPIVVEGLGEDAANVGHVLVSSGYGTGAALLRITHENDQWQVTEVWRNRNLKSKMSNFVVQGGFVYGMDNGIMTCLDVRTGERQWKKGRYGHGQILLVGNVLLVQSESGKVVLVEATPEEHHKLATLAALGDKTWNHPTLSGNILIVRNDREAAAFELPLRQANDVAVNSTPQP; this is translated from the coding sequence ATGTCCGAGCAAACAACTCAAGGCACAACGCCCCCCGCTGAAGTGCCTCCCACGACCACAGCAGCAAAAATCGTTTTGGCGTTCCAGGCAGTGGGCATCGGCGTGGTGATTGCCATCGTCGTCTCCTTGGCCCGATTGGCGCAACATCCGGAGTTCCAAGCCTTCTATCTGGGCCTCGATCAAATGCGGACGCCGTTGATTGCCGGCGCTCTGGCGATTATTGTCGTGATTGCCGCTGTGATCTGGATTCGTCCCAAATCCCGAACCGTGTTGACCGCTGTAGCGTTAATGTTCGTATTGTTTTTAGGCTTCAAGTCAGTACTACGCATCGAAAGTTTTTCCGGCGGCATGGTCCCCCGTTTTGCTTGGCGGTGGACGCCGACTGCGGAGGAACAGTTTGCGGAATTTCAATCACAACACGCAGCTGAAGCGGCTGAAGCCACCGAAGTCGCCACAGGTATTGATGTCGTGGCTCGCGCGAACGATCACACAAGCTTTCTGGGGACGGCCCGGGACGGCGTGATCAACAACATCGCCTTGGAAACCGATTGGTCGGCCTATCCGCCTCGCGAATTGTGGCGGCATCCGGTCGGATTGGGCTGGGGCGGTTTTTCAGTATCCGGCGACGCAGCCATCACACAAGAACAACGCGGCGAAGAGGAAGCAGTCGTCTGCTACGATTTGAAAACAGGGCGCGAGGAATGGGTCTCGAGCAACCCACAGCGTTTTGTCGATACACACGGCGACGGTCCGCGGGCGAATCCCACGATCGTCGACGGCCGCGTTTATACGATGGGCGCGTTGGGACAATTGTCCTGCATCAACGGCGCCAATGGCGCCTCGATCTGGACACAAAATACACTCGCCGATCCGGCATCGCAAAACATTCTGTGGGGCATGTCCGGCTCTCCGTTGGTTGTTGAGAATCGCGTCATCGTCACACCCGGTGGGGGAGCAGGGCGTGCGATTGTCGCCTATGACGCCGCCCAAGGAGACGAACTTTTTCACGGCGGCGACGATCCTGCCGGATACGCCTCACCGGCCCTTGTACAACTCGCCGGGCAAACGCAATTCCTCAGCTTTAATGGGGCGGGATTGCGTGGATTTGATGAACAGGGACAACCGCTCTGGCTGCACCCCTGGTTGACGCAAGGGGAATCACAGCGCGTCAACGTCGCCCAACCGATCGTTGTCGAAGGACTCGGCGAGGATGCTGCGAATGTCGGCCACGTGTTGGTCTCATCCGGTTACGGCACGGGAGCAGCGCTGCTGCGGATCACTCATGAAAATGACCAGTGGCAGGTGACCGAAGTTTGGCGGAACCGGAATTTGAAATCCAAGATGTCGAATTTCGTGGTGCAGGGCGGGTTCGTGTACGGCATGGACAACGGAATCATGACCTGCCTGGATGTAAGAACCGGTGAACGCCAATGGAAGAAAGGCCGTTACGGCCACGGACAGATTCTGCTGGTAGGCAACGTTTTGCTGGTTCAATCCGAATCGGGCAAGGTCGTCTTGGTCGAAGCCACGCCGGAGGAACATCACAAATTGGCCACGCTGGCGGCGCTGGGCGACAAGACCTGGAATCACCCCACGCTGTCGGGCAATATCCTGATCGTCCGCAACGACCGCGAAGCGGCCGCCTTTGAGTTGCCGCTGCGGCAGGCCAACGACGTGGCGGTCAATTCCACGCCGCAACCGTAG
- a CDS encoding TlpA family protein disulfide reductase — MLFRLTFSLAMSLALISASGCGGSSASPATAGGTMDNDPFANTEVTVHSSEIATVPTGAKSDTRRTKRNPNRRNTEPMPANPTRGYGMVSERDTARSSRTPDPASLPRVKAKPEHPIVAMIGESAPDINVPIAGGGQVNLVQHESSEILVIVLWASYNHLCQDELPALKAAVDRYSEEQVQLLAINDGEGIETIKKYLARNNLELQVGVDLKQEVADAFLVRQLPFAAIIDSEGIVQGIHVGYIDSLGDDISNDLQSLVSGKDIIERSKERLSRQDLSLRTPAPSMLDQRSLVQHQ; from the coding sequence ATGCTGTTTCGCCTAACTTTTAGCCTCGCGATGTCGCTGGCCCTTATCTCGGCCAGTGGATGTGGCGGCTCGTCAGCCAGTCCGGCGACTGCTGGCGGAACGATGGATAACGATCCGTTTGCCAACACCGAAGTGACGGTGCATTCCAGCGAAATCGCCACGGTGCCGACGGGAGCAAAATCCGATACCCGCCGCACAAAGAGGAATCCCAACCGCCGCAATACCGAACCGATGCCGGCGAACCCGACGCGCGGATACGGTATGGTGAGCGAGCGTGATACAGCGCGGTCCTCGCGAACACCTGATCCCGCATCGTTGCCCCGCGTGAAGGCCAAACCGGAACATCCCATCGTGGCGATGATCGGCGAGAGCGCGCCCGACATTAACGTCCCCATCGCGGGAGGCGGGCAAGTCAATTTGGTGCAGCACGAATCCTCCGAGATTCTCGTGATTGTGCTTTGGGCGAGTTACAACCACCTTTGCCAAGATGAATTGCCCGCATTGAAAGCGGCAGTCGATCGCTATTCCGAGGAGCAAGTGCAACTCCTCGCCATCAATGATGGTGAAGGGATCGAGACGATCAAAAAGTATCTAGCGAGAAACAATCTCGAACTCCAGGTCGGTGTTGACTTGAAGCAAGAGGTTGCCGATGCGTTTTTGGTGCGACAATTGCCGTTTGCTGCCATCATCGACAGTGAGGGGATCGTGCAAGGCATCCATGTGGGATACATTGACTCCTTAGGCGACGATATTAGCAATGATTTGCAATCACTCGTTTCCGGCAAGGATATCATCGAGAGATCCAAGGAACGGCTCAGCCGTCAAGATCTCTCCTTGCGAACTCCCGCCCCCTCGATGTTGGATCAACGTTCGCTCGTGCAGCATCAATAA
- the trpC gene encoding indole-3-glycerol phosphate synthase TrpC: protein MRPNHRDDIPTAARRGDLAVGMAGTTHRGINLSILDEIVDYKRGEIAAAQQRTPWDTLQTQLADAPPIRDFHAALNTAAPMHVIAEVKKASPSAGLIREDFDAVAIAQVYEQHGAACISVLTDEHFFQGHLDYLRAVRQAVGIPVLRKDFILDRYQVLEARVAGADCILLIAECLDPDTLADLYHYANSLGMSCLVELYEPENLECVLSVKPKIVGVNNRDLRTFQTDLGHSLTLHQQVDAETIFVSESGIRCRDDVVRLEQAGVDAILVGETLMRSADIGAALGSLLGKNAQA from the coding sequence ATGCGGCCAAATCATCGTGATGATATCCCGACCGCTGCACGGCGCGGCGATCTGGCTGTCGGCATGGCAGGAACGACACATAGAGGAATCAACTTGAGCATCCTGGACGAAATTGTGGACTATAAGCGCGGCGAAATTGCAGCTGCGCAGCAGCGCACGCCGTGGGACACCTTGCAAACCCAACTGGCCGACGCACCACCGATCCGTGATTTCCATGCGGCACTGAACACAGCTGCACCAATGCACGTCATCGCCGAAGTCAAAAAGGCTTCCCCCTCGGCTGGTTTGATCCGCGAGGATTTCGATGCGGTCGCCATTGCCCAGGTTTATGAGCAGCACGGCGCCGCCTGCATCAGCGTGCTGACGGACGAGCATTTTTTCCAAGGACACCTGGATTATTTGCGCGCGGTCAGACAGGCGGTCGGCATTCCGGTGCTCCGTAAGGACTTTATTTTAGATCGCTATCAGGTGCTGGAAGCCCGCGTTGCTGGAGCGGATTGCATCTTGTTGATCGCCGAATGCCTCGATCCTGACACGCTGGCTGACCTGTATCACTATGCGAATTCCCTGGGGATGAGTTGCCTGGTGGAACTATACGAACCGGAAAACCTGGAGTGTGTCCTTTCCGTCAAACCCAAAATCGTGGGAGTCAACAATCGCGACCTGCGCACCTTTCAGACGGATCTCGGGCATTCGCTGACACTGCACCAACAGGTAGACGCTGAGACTATTTTCGTGAGCGAAAGCGGAATCCGCTGTCGTGACGATGTGGTCCGGTTAGAGCAAGCGGGGGTAGACGCGATTCTTGTGGGAGAAACCCTAATGCGTTCTGCGGATATTGGTGCGGCTCTCGGGAGTTTGTTGGGGAAAAACGCACAGGCATAG
- a CDS encoding alpha/beta fold hydrolase, translated as MKLKTMGGVQFWSDVHFFHGWHVQQHSSTGHCRLLDPEDVRHAWGTREECFAALEMIKNKQEILPKPGRTAILVHGIVRSARSMNAIRKRLEADGFRVIGFNYASTRIDISSAADYLHQVIESLDGVKEINFVVHSMGGLVVRSYLSKHRDKRINRLVMLGVPNLGAKLAKDLKHNWLYKTVWGPAGQQLAKDPDGFIAGLPTPDFEFAVIAGSRGTLDGYNPLLPGDDDGTVAVENTRLPGATDFITVHRLHSFLMYDPEVIDYTLRFLKEGRLRAEGERHPIPQKQAAADAAKSS; from the coding sequence TTGAAACTCAAAACGATGGGAGGCGTCCAGTTCTGGTCGGATGTCCACTTCTTCCATGGCTGGCACGTGCAACAACACAGTTCGACCGGACACTGTCGATTGCTCGATCCTGAGGACGTGCGTCATGCATGGGGAACGCGCGAGGAATGCTTTGCCGCACTGGAAATGATTAAAAACAAACAGGAAATCCTGCCCAAGCCGGGCCGGACGGCCATTTTGGTTCACGGCATCGTCCGTTCTGCCCGCTCGATGAATGCCATCCGCAAACGATTGGAGGCAGACGGCTTTCGAGTGATTGGTTTTAACTATGCCAGCACACGGATCGACATTAGCAGCGCCGCTGACTATCTGCATCAGGTGATTGAATCGTTGGATGGCGTCAAGGAAATCAACTTTGTTGTTCACAGTATGGGGGGATTGGTCGTTCGCTCGTATTTGTCGAAACATCGAGATAAACGCATCAACCGCCTCGTGATGTTAGGTGTGCCGAACCTGGGAGCAAAACTGGCTAAGGACCTGAAGCACAATTGGCTGTACAAAACGGTATGGGGACCAGCGGGGCAGCAATTGGCCAAGGATCCCGACGGTTTTATTGCCGGACTTCCGACACCCGATTTTGAGTTTGCCGTGATCGCAGGAAGTCGCGGCACGCTGGATGGTTACAATCCGCTACTTCCCGGCGATGATGACGGCACCGTGGCCGTGGAGAATACCAGACTCCCCGGCGCCACCGATTTCATCACAGTGCACCGTTTGCATTCGTTCTTGATGTACGACCCGGAGGTGATTGATTACACGCTCCGATTTTTGAAAGAAGGCCGACTGCGCGCTGAAGGGGAGCGGCACCCCATTCCCCAAAAACAAGCTGCAGCCGATGCGGCCAAATCATCGTGA